In the genome of Nymphaea colorata isolate Beijing-Zhang1983 chromosome 9, ASM883128v2, whole genome shotgun sequence, one region contains:
- the LOC116260426 gene encoding pentatricopeptide repeat-containing protein At1g11290, chloroplastic-like translates to MTLLAPANKGASQSFLVSTLRVLCSQERLKEAIATLDILNQQAELVPPRILSSLLDLAAKSRSVEHVSKVHSQIVANCPGSYVLLSTKLINAYGKCGSVHDARKVFDQIPRRDIRSYNAMLHGYSRNRLFEDVIRLFLHLEGTDLRPDGFTYPRVLKAFGALSKVSEGKRIHSKLIKSGFGSRQAMQNALISMYSRCSSLDDARQVFSEMQQRNVVSWNSLIAGYEQNSLWDEALCLFLDMLNGDAVPDSVTIVSVLAACTALGDLKKGMWVHDYLSSLGFSDDDILVNNSLIALYAKCNQMVIAGQLFSKVRERDVFTWTSMISGYAQAGADEAALLFFQQMHVAGVRPNKVTFTSVLPVCARLAALKVGKLIHGLMARLVSEFDDFAACSLLDMYCKCGNLSDARELFNEIPKRALVSWNAMINGYGMHGYGKEASILFEQMENLGIRPDHVTFVALLSACSHSGMIEAGMHYFDTVMNRYRVPRRTEHYASIVDLLGRAGRLDDAWKLIERMPIPVDADVWGALLGACKIHGNINMGEYAAKKLFELKPQKAGYYVLLSNLYRATGKQNDVAKLKLLMKEKGVTKDSAYSWIEMGKDVHVFVACDHPESNGICGIIKCLEAHAEDERRKKLKECSEFSSSLH, encoded by the coding sequence ATGACCCTTCTCGCCCCTGCCAACAAAGGGGCATCGCAGTCCTTCCTCGTATCCACGCTACGCGTTCTCTGCAGCCAAGAGAGGCTAAAAGAAGCCATTGCTACTCTAGATATTCTCAACCAACAGGCAGAATTAGTCCCTCCCCGAATTCTGTCGTCTCTCCTCGACTTAGCGGCTAAATCTCGGTCTGTAGAACACGTTTCTAAAGTTCATTCTCAGATCGTTGCTAACTGCCCTGGATCGTACGTTCTCCTTTCCACTAAACTCATCAATGCTTACGGTAAATGTGGAAGTGTTCATGATGCGCGCAAAGTGTTTGATCAAATCCCCAGACGAGATATTCGATCATATAATGCAATGCTTCATGGGTATTCAAGGAACCGCCTCTTTGAGGATGTCATTCGCCTATTCCTGCATTTGGAAGGGACCGACTTAAGGCCCGATGGTTTCACGTACCCACGTGTGTTGAAGGCTTTTGGAGCTCTTTCAAAGGTTTCTGAAGGAAAAAGGATCCATTCGAAGCTCATTAAGTCAGGATTTGGATCGAGACAGGCCATGCAAAATGCATTGATTTCCATGTACTCGAGATGTTCATCCTTAGACGATGCAAGGCAAGTGTTCAGTGAAATGCAACAGCGAAATGTCGTCTCTTGGAACTCCCTGATTGCAGGTTACGAACAGAATTCTCTCTGGGATGAGGCcctttgtctctttcttgataTGTTAAATGGGGATGCAGTGCCAGACTCCGTGACAATCGTTAGTGTTCTTGCAGCATGTACTGCACTTGGTGATTTAAAGAAGGGGATGTGGGTTCATGATTATCTTTCATCTCTTGGATTTTCTGATGATGATATCTTGGTGAACAATTCACTTATCGCTCTATACGCAAAATGCAATCAGATGGTCATTGCTGGTCAACTTTTTAGTAAAGTGCGTGAAAGGGATGTTTTCACTTGGACATCTATGATTTCAGGATATGCACAGGCTGGGGCAGATGAGGCAGCACTCTTGTTTTTCCAGCAGATGCATGTTGCTGGGGTGAGGCCTAACAAAGTAACATTTACTAGCGTGCTTCCAGTTTGTGCACGCTTGGCTGCTCTTAAAGTGGGCAAACTAATTCATGGGTTGATGGCAAGACTTGTCTCTGAGTTTGATGATTTTGCCGCTtgttctttgttggatatgtactGCAAGTGTGGGAATTTAAGCGATGCTCGAGAACTTTTCAATGAAATTCCTAAAAGAGCACTTGTCTCGTGGAATGCTATGATCAATGGTTATGGAATGCATGGATATGGAAAGGAAGCTAGCATTCTATTTGAACAGATGGAGAACTTGGGTATAAGGCCAGACCATGTCACCTTTGTAGCACTACTTTCAGCGTGTAGTCATTCAGGGATGATCGAAGCAGGGATGCATTACTTTGACACTGTCATGAATAGATACCGAGTTCCTCGTAGAACTGAACATTATGCATCTATTGTTGATCTTCTAGGCCGAGCTGGAAGATTGGATGATGCATGGAAACTTATTGAGAGGATGCCAATTCCTGTGGATGCAGATGTGTGGGGAGCATTGCTTGGTGCTTGTAAGATACATGGAAACATCAACATGGGTGAATATGCGGCAAAAAAACTGTTTGAGTTAAAGCCTCAGAAGGCTGGGTATTATGTTCTCCTGTCAAACTTGTACAGAGCGACTGGTAAACAGAATGATGTGGCCAAACTGAAGCTGctaatgaaagaaaagggagTGACAAAAGATTCTGCTTACAGTTGGATTGAGATGGGCAAGGATGTGCATGTCTTTGTTGCTTGTGATCATCCTGAATCGAATGGCATTTGTGGCATCATAAAATGCTTGGAGGCACATGCAGAagatgaaagaaggaaaaaactcAAAGAGTGTAGTGAGTTCAGCTCATCTTTAcactga